The Ooceraea biroi isolate clonal line C1 chromosome 1, Obir_v5.4, whole genome shotgun sequence genome has a window encoding:
- the LOC105286771 gene encoding dmX-like protein 2 isoform X5, translated as MNCHQILSGACNAGDRCYAVGSVEGISFTAYAAGCNIVILANNFERVQIIPGAVHNYIRISCLDCSTDTGKIAAAYENQVCIFEPTPLIHSTCSHQLEYRWVQTGSLQTESNITSLSWNLEGTRLLTGGELLQLWHQNIMPFQEEHAGTVTFSIGGEAESPGPGDTSNDPGGWNCVWKCRTATPVHLMSFSPDGTLFATTGMNDRLVKIWFENKQLFPARSIDHTNFCQSVSNDNYSFVYVAHPRAVTHLSWRKTSKYMPKGSVSNMLVTSCRDNICRVWAETIPPEIEGLANMSQFEGSDRHGHHGKHRHHNMHKHRFMQRLKHMKTCFHIRRHAKQQHQAGHTLAPTLPTLPSTYSVHDFHNNYQTSGHYPGMHFHLAASINAETVYVHVIDIPLVPSLITGDPEREPNFILHWLNNKEMHFTMQAENILQELTRKVVEKEEGLQHQDAEHVEHDSEDECTKKGVRLQTQAQKQVVGGRSMSQEDHSSDEHHTAHTTSSHHSLVHSVHSHPSLSNTTSINSIATDATSTMNHAPDSLDTKIETLLRDWHHNPDLLFSIHPIDGSFLIWHIEWLDEYHPGSFRQAQISFSTRIPNAFPLGDASTMSHNVSMYSHNTGGPLLNIREVAKSSSKPADPSEVATPLPSLIEQDEEQSTLTSKTGQELLKNLENANDQNQTKTEGSALESNKNGQDADLLAHPSPIVSMVSKHSNGTLNLWQLTFADKTKFSQVLSIGHACRASGHRFRVNDITCHPVLPLLVTTSHHNIPEFSGTQSSESIETVSGSKHDTCKGKDIMSPTGFCSELILWRVDAVGPLSKSGGVSELARINSPEISAFSNVAWIPTLLPSTTLGNLSNSPSACFVASDGECLRVYQAVIDARTLLAEVSISERRSRMMDSMASLSTDMSSDDGIRHSIHDRIKIVSQQSTARPGCVIQLDAIADATHDWQNTQFLHVFQEQLITGERNDEKLPGVDTSSNDLGLMESTLDAMVDLQQSAIFEEPFYIVVLERTQQGTTVHMWRLVIASQPESTGLSGSMMYVPDSHLVQDEDDEGTPGRLGHEGRRSRRTSQTGGRSRRESQADFDSTFLPRRHQSHVLITTTKVCTQELPLPDGVEVIHAAPAAGHLSSSSIYPACFAPYIIVTACSDSTVRFWKCKVTKKPDDKLDYEWCEWEMTRKDQESTIDITGQPLNISAAYSGRIACAYKYGKSFTRPTKNDPDSRYVNLCVAIYECESTGGSEWILEDTIHLKNIHLPRIPVDQHLDLSYLYDSRFLQKKQRLTQVLQTLSHEDIRSSRNGENGDSTKANAGLLAVPSFSTLQSLRKSIIENGNTCPLTQKHLVQLDWVSKEDGSHILTVGVGSKIMLFTPVCSDLAQANMKAMKESQSNNRPILRKTSSLAQPQFVDEIRWMKLRKIELMTADGLPPLPMQISWVRDGILVVGMDSEMHVYSQWKPNPKNDCFHSNLQHQESDEFQASRNLRDEDLRTLAHETSQRRLANVSSMPHLSRVSSINLTMLDAKKKRGIQTENLSFDYMPDYGLFEASRIACPVLPQYHPKQLMELLNSGKIRWVKAILAHLVRCIGSSCSLRADDENLVKQRSGWSRSRTMSVSYVGTTSPLEPRGSTTQIPEELTLDYAEITSISPLPLWTLLMADKETNLPHQQNEDKHDYNELFDSNVDEGESLDDMLDEDYERSRQKDRRSSVPERQGISHFGPRQGRLLSRLLTHTHLPGLSSLDQMHLLALADTVSTCNVDFAERFAIDAAKNAIAKENLTGIPDGETVSTDSLDDCGLRFLLAMKHYNYLIRCLPLAQRAQFQKQGIASNNLVWAFHSESEEELLGLIPSYAKGQPKWSVLKELGVGWWIKSNTVLKKCVEKIAKAAFQHKQDPLDAAIYYLAMKKKNLVWGLFRNKRDDRMTTFFSNNFAENRWRKAALKNAFALLGKQRFEHAAAFFLLAGALKDAIDVCLSKLNDIQLAMVIARLYENDTSSPNMRRLLYEEILGCDKDGQNQDMSKVHPDPFLRSMALWILKDHSGSLNTLLLTNVGHMHPQYNDESDKPEGTTANPNVFNFYVYLRTHPLLIRQYIAVTAQDKKKGHSVVISGFSYGTETKSQPDKQLMLEDTITPLERQLYFTTAHAHFKAGCPALALEVLSKLPNKVMDTNGEDSPSLLSSPNKSKAQDTQIDTGIINWGNTSNGINDNKETATAVDWGTPSFDWSQSTKRMEEDKLELNWDDDEVGESEDIDSPPMSMKLDKKKEDKIEHKTEDDNKDAAKSAGQLDIMAQQLKFVACLKILMEELSTLATGFEVDGGQLRYQLYVWLEREVDALRQLCSYSTNADGDVNNASEYEGGMVDDVPPYKPGEQPTLHQILVAEKLDFEAKVQRAAKRKKWLKANETLLRTLLSYCSLHGASGGGLASVRMELVLLLQELQQEKTQQQLLSPLPFPTTLPLLSASVACNKTVVADPVRHLQSHAHDMLQTLVELRNPPMPNRNTHYCEVFIMRDLAVALSACIYQSLCDSDTFVMKHHQPESFPAVAEVETFSGGHLVASNRYHRRYSTDDGVCITTSPSKWPGVTNLRALLAREKDEDTPKLNILLCEAFVATYMSLFIYALSSCDSHILYRLVGQHFDNNTWSCLFGGGVKKLLRVASTSSQGGSTTNIERGDSVASEIQSTASGVWNTMTSLTKQRVKLNMKLLGPFTGQQPNMKEDKPTYREQFVSPQMSMISYFLMKPRIETEYADEIDYDSSDSAVSDLDSTDDEEDVFDTNTKPKSKPKDNTEHSNSNSYSWSVMRLAIVKILQQQLQDFLTVAGIEMQELPVSSPLIHGTLGIVAQWQDSLREELELKGPPAATYIPGCAPDPSPTPGKPAIHKYRSLLEKGNTPFNTRLASAAPANRLWCYLVRQELVQDIFIRAVFGKRRSLSTILESAQSIVDGVHRGTGEDKGSDSGTTSLPEPVRIIHKEQDSISAFCLNQVNPGLMALATPREVQEMNISLLLELPSWLEDECEFDIINLNKQPDPEPVQPTSFLVIQTAADRPLLAQSPQTNSPQPHSGIASQSGRGASVMKGMPAFPGSHDLRFCQFVADRSKHLLKPILKHKIDGIRRISSHPLLPLYLTGSQDGSVSLWEWGHQTAVATPRAPGTFAKVTRVRFSQHGNKFGVADSDGHLSLFQVACREGTARPFFTYQCHSKVTSDFVFLGACSLVATAGHGSEGRNVALWDTLLPQNKSLVQGFMCHEQGASALILAPQHQLLISGGKKGDINIFDVRQRQQRHRFQAHESAIKCLALDPHEEFFVSGAGDGDIKIWGLTVHSLLYSFPGEHPRSSFFKNIGQGVTQLHVDSAGRLFSCGADGSMKVRQLPERDCVVQALY; from the exons GCGTATGCTGCTGGCTGTAATATTGTGATTTTGGCCAACAATTTTGAACGAGTTCAGATAATCCCTGGAGCTGTACACAACTATATTAGAATCAGTTGTCTGGACTGCAGTACCGACACAGGAAAGATAGCTGCTGCTTATGAAAATCAAGTTTGCATATTTGAACCAACGCCGCTTATACACAGCACTTGCTCACAt caattGGAATACAGATGGGTTCAAACAGGAAGTCTGCAAACAGAATCAAACATCACCTCTCTGTCATGGAATTTAGAAGGCACAAGACTGTTAACAGGTGGCGAGTTGTTACAATTGTGGCATCAAAATATCATGCCGTTTCAAGAAGAGCACG CTGGTACGGTAACGTTTTCGATTGGAGGAGAAGCTGAGAGCCCCGGACCTGGAGACACATCCAATGATCCAGGCGGATGGAACTGTGTATGGAAATGTCGTACGGCCACACCAGTCCATCTTATGAGTTTCAGTCCTGATGGTACTCTATTCGCAACAACAGGAATGAATGATAGATTGGTTAAAATATGGTTCGAGAATAAACAAT TATTTCCAGCAAGAAGTATAGATCATACAAATTTCTGTCAGTCCGTGAGTAACGACAATTATAGTTTCGTTTATGTTGCACACCCACGTGCAGTAACTCATCTCTCCTGGCGCAAGACAAGTAAATACATGCCGAA AGGCTCCGTATCCAATATGCTGGTCACCTCGTGTCGTGACAATATCTGCCGAGTGTGGGCAGAGACGATACCTCCCGAGATCGAAGGTTTAGCTAATATGAGCCAGTTTGAAGGTTCCGATAGGCATGGTCATCATGGAAAACATCGTCATCATAACATGCACAAGCACCGATTTATGCAACGTCTCAAGCACATGaa AACGTGTTTTCATATTCGACGACATGCCAAGCAGCAACATCAAGCTGGACATACGCTGGCACCGACTCTACCAACTCTCCCATCTACGTATTCTGTACAtgattttcataataattatcaaaccTCTGGTCATTATCCGGGAATGCATTTTCACTTAGCAGCTAGCATCAATGCAGAAACTG TATACGTTCATGTTATAGATATACCGCTAGTACCAAGCCTAATTACCGGAGATCCTGAAAGAGAACCGAATTTTATCTTACACTggctaaataataaagaaatgcacTTCACCATGCAAGCCGAGAACATATTGCAGGAGTTAACGCGTAAGGTAgtggagaaggaggaaggtTTACAGCACCAGGATGCTGAACACGTGGAACATGATTCCGAGGATGAGTGTACGA AAAAGGGAGTTCGGCTGCAAACGCAAGCCCAAAAGCAAGTCGTCGGTGGACGATCAATGAGCCAAGAAGATCACAGTAGTGATGAACATCACACCGCACATACTACCTCATCTCATCACAGTCTGGTACACAGCGTGCATTCTCATCCAAGTCTTAG CAATACAACTTCCATCAATTCCATAGCAACAGATGCAACGTCCACCATGAACCATGCACCAGACTCACTGGATACGAAAATAGAAACGCTGTTACGCGATTGGCATCATAATCCGGACTTGCTATTCTCGATACATCCGATAGACGGCAGTTTTTTGATCTGGCACATTGAATGGCTGGACGAATATCATCCCGGATCCTTCCGACAAGCGCAAATCTCATTTTCCACTCGTATTCCGAACGCGTTCCCGCTCGGCGATGCGTCAACAATGAGTCACAATGTGTCGATGTACTCTCACAACACCGGTGGGCCCTTGCTGAATATCCGCGAAGTCGCGAAATCGTCGTCGAAGCCGGCCGATCCCAGCGAAGTCGCAACGCCTTTACCTAGTCTTATAGAACAAGATGAGGAGCAATCCACTCTGACTTCGAAGACGGGTCaggaattattgaaaaatctgGAGAACGCGAACGATCAGAATCAAACGAAAACTGAAGGCAGCGCATTAGAGAGCAATAAAAATGGGCAGGATGCAGATCTGTTGGCTCATCCTAGTCCGATTGTTTCGATGGTGTCGAAGCACTCCAATGGCACTCTGAATTTATGGCAGTTGACGTTCGCGGATAAAACGAAATTCTCACAAGTTCTGAGCATAGGCCACGCGTGCAGGGCTTCCGGGCACCGTTTCCGCGTGAACGATATCACTTGTCATCCCGTTCTGCCTCTGCTCGTAACGACCTCCCATCATAACATACCGGAATTTTCCGGTACACAGTCCTCAGAGTCTATCGAGACCGTGAGCGGCAGCAAACACGATACCTGTAAGGGTAAAGACATCATGTCGCCTACTGGCTTTTGCAGCGAATTGATATTGTGGCGAGTAGACGCCGTGGGACCTCTGTCAAAGAGCGGCGGAGTTTCCGAATTGGCGCGTATCAACTCGCCCGAAATATCGGCATTCAGTAATGTAGCTTGGATCCCGACATTATTGCCGAGCACGACACTGGGAAACTTGTCTAACTCGCCCAGTGCCTGCTTCGTAGCCAGCGACGGGGAGTGCCTAAGGGTCTACCAGGCTGTCATCGATGCCAGAACGTTACTGGCGGAAGTATCGATCAGCGAAAGAAGAAGTAGAATGATGGATTCGATGGCCAGTCTTTCGACGGACATGTCGTCGGACGACGGCATCAGGCACTCCATCCACGACAGAATAAAAATAGTGTCACAACAGTCGACCGCAAGACCGGGATGCGTTATACAGCTGGACGCTATTGCCGACGCCACGCACGATTGGCAGAACACGCAGTTTCTTCATGTCTTTCAAGAACAACTGATCACCGGTGAGAGAAACGATGAGAAGCTACCTGGCGTCGACACGTCGTCCAACGATTTGGGGCTGATGGAATCGACATTAGATGCCATGGTGGATTTACAACAGTCGGCGATCTTCGAGGAGCCGTTCTACATAGTGGTTCTCGAACGTACGCAACAGGGCACTACCGTGCATATGTGGCGACTGGTGATAGCGTCGCAACCGGAAAGTACTGGCTTATCGGGTTCGATGATGTACGTACCGGATTCCCATTTGGTccaggacgaggacgacgaaggTACACCTGGTAGACTGGGCCACGAAGGCAGACGATCACGTAGAACTAGTCAGACTGGCGGTCGGAGTCGACGTGAAAGCCAGGCCGATTTCGATTCGACATTTCTCCCCCGTCGCCATCAGAGTCATGTTCTTATCACCACTACGAAAGTTTGCACGCAGGAATTGCCGTTACCTGACGGAGTTGAGGTAATTCATGCCGCACCTGCTGCGGGACATTTGAGTAGCTCGTCGATTTATCCCGCCTGTTTTGCGCCATACATTATTGTAACAGCGTGCAGCGACAGCACCGTGCGCTTTTGGAAGTGTAAAGTAACAAAGAAGCCGGACGACAAGCTAGATTACGAGTGGTGCGAATGGGAGATGACGAGGAAAGATCAGGAATCCACTATCGACATCACCGGCCAGCCGTTGAACATAAGCGCGGCCTACAGTGGGCGCATCGCCTGCGCTTACAAGTATGGAAAGTCGTTTACGCGTCCTACGAAAAACGATCCGGATTCGCGCTACGTGAACCTCTGTGTCGCCATATACGAGTGCGAGAGCACGGGCGGCAGCGAGTGGATCCTCGAGGACACGATCCACCTGAAAAATATCCATCTACCGAGAATACCAGTCGATCAGCATCTGGATCTCAGTTATTTGTACGACAGTAGATTTTTGCAAAAGAAACAGCGGCTCACTCAGGTGTTGCAGACTCTCAGCCACGAGGATATACGGTCCTCGAGAAACGGGGAAAACGGCGATTCAACGAAAGCGAACGCTGGCTTATTAGCAGTTCCGTCGTTCAGTACTCTGCAATCTTTACGCAAGTCGATCATAGAGAATGGTAACACATGTCCGCTCACGCAGAAGCATCTGGTACAGCTTGATTGGGTCTCGAAAGAAGATGGTTCGCATATTTTGACCGTGGGCGTCGGGTCCAAGATCATGCTATTCACTCCTGTATGTTCGGATTTGGCGCAAGCTAATATGAAGGCAATGAAGGAATCTCAGAGTAACAATAGACCGATATTGAGAAAGACCTCATCACTGGCTCAACCACAATTCGTTGATGAGATTCGGTGGATGAAGTTGCGCAAGATCGAACTGATGACGGCGGACGGCCTACCACCCCTGCCTATGCAGATATCCTGGGTACGCGATGGCATCCTGGTTGTAGGCATGGATTCCGAGATGCACGTGTACTCGCAGTGGAAGCCGAATCCGAAGAACGATTGCTTCCACTCGAATCTGCAGCATCAAGAGTCCGATGAGTTTCAGGCGAGTCGCAACTTACGCGACGAGGATCTGCGCACATTAGCACACGAGACGTCTCAACGGCGATTGGCGAATGTGTCTTCCATGCCGCATCTGTCGCGCGTTAGCAGCATCAATCTGACGATGTTGGACGCTAAGAAGAAACGCGGTATACAAACTGAAAACTTGAGTTTCGACTACATGCCGGATTACGGATTGTTCGAGGCATCACGGATAGCTTGCCCGGTTTTGCCACAGTATCATCCCAAGCAGTTGATGGAGCTGCTAAACTCAGGGAAGATCAGATGGGTGAAGGCTATATTGGCGCATTTGGTGCGATGTATAGGCAGCTCCTGTTCCCTACGGGCGGATGATGAAAACCTAGTGAAACAGCGCAGTGGATGGTCACGATCGAGGACAATGTCGGTAAGTTACGTGGGCACAACGTCGCCGCTCGAACCAAGGGGCTCAACTACGCAAATCCCGGAGGAATTGACGCTGGATTACGCAGAGATCACGTCCATCTCCCCGCTTCCATTGTGGACCCTACTGATGGCCGATAAAGAAACCAATCTGCCCCATCAGCAGAACGAGGACAAGCACGATTACAACGAATTATTCGACAGTAATGTGGACGAGGGAGAATCGTTGGACGATATGTTAGACGAGGATTATGAGCGTTCGCGGCAAAAGGATAGACGATCTTCGGTGCCAGAAAGGCAAGGAATATCCCACTTCGGTCCTAGGCAGGGCAGACTGTTGTCGCGTCTCTTGACTCACACTCATCTCCCAGGATTGTCTAGTCTCGATCAGATGCATCTGCTCGCCCTGGCGGACACCGTGTCGACGTGCAACGTCGATTTCGCAGAAAGATTCGCAATTGACGCGGCAAAAAACGCGATCGCCAAAGAGAATCTAACGGGTATTCCGGACGGCGAAACTGTCTCTACCGATTCGTTGGATGACTGCGGCCTCAGATTCCTGTTGGCAATGAAGCACTATAATTATCTGATACGCTGTCTGCCGCTGGCGCAAAGAGCGCAATTTCAGAAACAGGGTATAGCATCGAACAATCTCGTGTGGGCGTTCCATTCCGAATCTGAGGAAGAGTTGCTGGGATTAATACCTTCTTATGCCAAAGGTCAACCAAAGTGGTCCGTGCTGAAGGAACTCGGCGTGGGCTGGTGGATCAAGAGTAATACGGTGCTTAAAAAATGCGTAGAAAAAATAGCGAAAGCTGCTTTCCAGCATAAGCAGGATCCTTTAGACGCGGCAATCTATTACTTAGcgatgaaaaagaagaatttagTATGGGGTCTGTTTAGAAATAAACGGGACGACAGGATGACGACCTTTTTCTCAAATAATTTCGCCGAAAACCGGTGGAGGAAGGCGGCTCTGAAGAATGCTTTCGCTCTGCTTGGAAAGCAACGATTTGAACATGCGGCGGCGTTCTTTTTGCTAGCTGGTGCGCTAAAGGACGCTATCGATGTGTGCTTGAGTAAACTTAACGACATTCAGCTCGCGATGGTAATAGCCCGGCTTTACGAAAACGATACGTCGTCGCCTAACATGAGAAGATTGTTGTACGAGGAGATCCTAGGCTGCGACAAAGATGGACAAAATCAAGATATGAGCAAGGTACATCCTGATCCTTTCTTGCGTAGTATGGCCCTATGGATTTTAAAGGATCATTCCGGTTCGCTTAACACTTTACTTCTGACCAATGTCGGTCACATGCATCCACAATATAACGATGAGTCTGACAAACCGGAGGGAACGACGG cgAATCCAAATGTTTTCAATTTCTACGTTTATCTTCGTACACATCCATTACTAATCAGACAATACATTGCGGTCACCGCGCAAGATAAGAAGAAGGGACATTCAGTAGTGATATCGGGCTTCAGTTACGGCACGGAGACGAAGAGTCAACCAGACAAACAATTAATGTTAGAAGACACCATTACTCCGTTGGAAAGGCAGCTGTACTTTACAACAGCACACGCACACTTTAAGGCTGGCTGTCCAGCTCTCGCTCTTGAGGTTTTGTCCAAACTACCAAATAAAGTAATGGATACAAATGGCGAGGATTCTCCTA GCTTACTAAGCAGTCCAAATAAGTCCAAAGCTCAGGATACTCAAATAGATACCGGTATTATTAACTGGGGAAATACATCAAATGGAATAAACGACAATAAAG AAACAGCCACCGCTGTAGATTGGGGTACGCCGTCATTTGACTGGTCTCAGAGTACTAAGCGCATGGAAGAGGATAAACTAGAATTAAACTGGGACGATGATGAAGTGGGCGAAAGCGAGGACATCGATAGTCCTCCCATGAGCATGAAACTCGACAAGAAAAAAGAGGATAAAATAGAGCATAAAACAGAGGATGATAACA AAGACGCGGCAAAGTCAGCTGGTCAATTGGACATTATGGCACAGCAATTGAAATTCGTTGCTTGCTTGAAGATCTTAATGGAGGAACTGTCTACGTTAGCAACAGGTTTTGAGGTGGACGGTGGTCAATTGCGATATCAATTGTATGTGTGGTTGGAGCGAGAGGTTGATGCACTGAGACAGCTTTGCAGCTATAGCACTAACGCAGATGGAGATGTGAACAACGCATCAGAgt ATGAAGGTGGTATGGTTGATGATGTTCCTCCATACAAACCTGGTGAGCAACCAACATTACATCAGATACTAGTGGCAGAAAAATTGGACTTTGAAGCTAAAGTACAGAGAGCTgctaaaagaaagaaatggcTGAAAg CTAACGAAACGTTATTGAGGACACTGTTATCATACTGTTCGTTGCATGGTGCATCGGGTGGAGGCCTAGCATCAGTAAGAATGGAATTGGTGCTTTTGCTACAGGAATTGCAACAGGAGAAGACTCAACAACAATTGCTCAGTCCCCTTCCTTTCCCCACTACGTTACCTCTGTTAAGCGCCAGTGTTGCTTGCAATAAGACCGTCGTGGCTGATCCGGTTCGACACTTGCAG TCTCACGCACATGATATGCTGCAAACATTGGTAGAACTGCGCAATCCGCCGATGCCTAATAGAAACACGCACTACTGTGAAGTATTTATTATGAGGGACTTAGCGGTGGCGCTTAGCGCTTGTATTTATCAGTCGCTCTGTGACTCGGATACGTTCGTTATGAAACATCATCAGCCGGAAAG TTTCCCGGCTGTTGCCGAAGTGGAAACGTTCTCGGGTGGCCATTTAGTTGCCTCGAACAGATATCACCGACGATATTCGACAGACGATGGTGTATGCATAACTACGTCGCCTTCTAAGTGGCCAGGAGTCACAAATTTGCGCGCATTGCTAGCTAGGGAGAAAGACGAAGACACCCCGAAGCTGAACATTTTGCTCTGCGAGGCTTTCGTGGCGACGTACATGAGCCTTTTTATCTACGCTTTGTCCAGTTGCGATAGCCATATCTTGTACAGACTAGTAGGACAACACTTTGACAATAATACATGGTCCTGCCTCTTTGGCGGTGGAGTCAAGAAATTGTTGCGCGTAGCAAGTACTAGTAGCCAG GGCGGTAGTACGACTAACATCGAACGGGGCGATAGCGTAGCGAGCGAGATCCAAAGCACCGCCAGCGGCGTATGGAACACCATGACGTCATTGACTAAACAGCGCGTCAAGCTTAACATGAAGCTGTTGGGGCCATTTACGGGACAACAACCGAATATGAAGGAAGATAAACCTACGTACAGAGAACAATTTGTTTCGCCCCAAATGAGCatgatttcttattttctcaTGAAG CCACGCATAGAGACCGAATACGCGGACGAAATTGATTATGATTCCTCTGATTCTGCGGTCTCGGACTTGGATTCTAcagacgacgaggaggacgtATTCGATACGAATACAAAGCCAAAGAGCAAACCAAAGGATAATACAGAACATAGCAATTCTAATTCGTACAGTTGGAGCGTTATGAGATTAGCAATAGTTAAAATACTACAACAACAATTGCAAGATTTTCTGACTGTCGCCGGCATAGAAATGCAAG aaTTACCTGTAAGTAGTCCACTAATCCACGGTACACTGGGCATTGTTGCACAGTGGCAAGATTCCTTACGCGAAGAATTGGAACTTAAGGGTCCACCAGCAGCGACTTACATACCTGGCTGTGCACCAGATCCTTCTCCTACACCTGGAAAGCCAGCGATTCATAAGTATCGATCCTTATTGGAAAAAGGAAACACACCCTTTAA CACACGATTGGCGTCTGCAGCACCTGCCAATCGCTTATGGTGTTACCTAGTTAGACAGGAATTGGTACAAGATATTTTCATTCGCGCAGTGTTTGGCAAACGAAGATCCCTGTCAACAATACTTGAAAGTGCCCAATCGATCGTTGACGGTGTACATCGAGGAACTGGAGAGGATAAGGGTAGTGACAGTGGTACTACAAGCTTGCCAGAACCAGTTAGAATTATTCACAAAGAACAAGATAGCATCAGTGCCTTCTGTCTTAATCAG GTAAATCCAGGTTTAATGGCCCTTGCTACACCACGGGAAGTGCAAGAAATGAACATTTCCTTGCTCCTAGAACTTCCATCGTGGCTGGAAGATGAATGTGAATTCGATATTATTAACTTGAATAAGCAACCTGATCCAGAACCTGTACAGCCAACCAGTTTCTTAGTCATACAA ACAGCAGCAGATCGTCCGTTGCTGGCACAGAGTCCTCAGACGAACAGTCCTCAGCCTCACTCAGGTATAGCCAGTCAAAGTGGACGTGGCGCGAGCGTG ATGAAGGGGATGCCTGCTTTTCCTGGCTCCCACGACCTGCGTTTCTGTCAATTTGTTGCTGATAGGAGCAAACACTTGTTAAAGCCG ATTCTGAAGCACAAAATCGATGGAATTAGAAGAATTTCTTCACATCCGCTTTTACCGCTTT ATTTAACCGGATCACAAGATGGCTCTGTGTCGTTATGGGAATGGGGACACCAGACAGCTGTCGCTACTCCAAGAGCGCCTGGAACCTTCGCTAAAGTGACCCGCGTGCGATTTTCTCAACACGGCAACAAATTCGGCGTGGCCGATTCCGATGGTCATCTGAGTCTATTTCAAGTTGCCTGCCGCGAAGGAACGGCTCGACCATTCTTC ACGTATCAATGCCACAGTAAAGTGACCTCGGACTTTGTCTTCCTCGGCGCGTGCAGTCTCGTAGCCACCGCAGGTCACGGCTCGGAAGGCCGGAATGTAGCATTGTGGGACACACTGCTTCCACAAAACAAGTCTCTTGTACAAG GCTTCATGTGTCATGAACAAGGAGCGAGTGCGTTAATACTGGCGCCGCAGCATCAATTGCTGATCAGCGGCGGCAAGAAGGGTGACATTAACATATTCGATGTGCGACAGCGGCAACAAAGGCACAGGTTCCAAGCGCACGAATCGGCTATAAAGTGTTTAGCGCTTGATCCACACGAGGAATTTTTCGTCAGTGGAGCAGGTGATGGTGACATTAAG ATATGGGGGTTGACCGTCCATTCCCTCTTGTACTCATTTCCTGGTGAGCATCCACGGTCCAGCTTCTTCAAGAACATAGGACAG GGTGTTACCCAGTTACACGTGGACTCCGCGGGTCGACTGTTCTCATGCGGAGCGGATGGTTCGATGAAAGTCCGTCAACTGCCAGAACGCGATTGTGTAGTACAAGCGCTTTATTAG